The Flavobacterium commune genome contains a region encoding:
- a CDS encoding ribonucleoside-diphosphate reductase subunit alpha: MYVVKRDGHKEPVMFDKITERIKKLCYGLNDLVDAVKVAMRVIEGLYDGVSTSELDNLAAETAASMTIAHPDYAQLAARIAISNLHSNTKKSFSETMTEMYHYVNPRNGQAAPLISDEVFKVIQENAAFLDSHIIYTRDFNYDYFGFKTLERSYLLKINGKIVERPQHMLMRVAVGIHLDDLQAVLETYDLMSKKFFTHATPTLFNAGTPKPQMSSCFLLAMQDDSIDGIYDTLKQTAKISQSAGGIGLSIHNVRATGSYIRGTNGTSNGIVPMLRVFNDTARYVDQGGGKRKGSFAIYIETWHADIFEFLDLKKNTGKEEMRARDLFFAMWTSDLFMKRVQEDGQWTLMCPNECPGLYDVYGDEFEAMYIDYENRGKGRKTIRARELWEKILESQIETGTPYMLYKDSVNRKSNQKNLGVIRSSNLCTEIMEYTSKDEIAVCNLASLSLPMFVENGAFNHEALFNVTKRVTRNLNKVIDRNYYPVPEAENSNLRHRPVGLGVQGLADAFIMLRMPFTSEEAKKLNQEIFETLYFAAVTASMEMAKEEGPYSTYAGSPISQGEFQHNMWGLKDEELSGRWDWASLRKEVMEHGVRNSLLVAPMPTASTSQILGNNEAFEPYTSNIYTRRVLSGEFIVVNKHLLHDLVERGLWNESLKQEIMRHNGSVQNIDIIPQDLKELYKTVWEMSMKDIIDMSRQRGYFIDQSQSLNLFMQDANYAKLTSMHFYAWQSGLKTGMYYLRTKSAVDAIKFTLNNDKKEQPVAEEIKTEAIDIEDYKKMILQAQAGGPEDCEMCGA; this comes from the coding sequence ATGTACGTAGTAAAAAGAGACGGCCACAAAGAGCCAGTAATGTTCGACAAAATCACAGAAAGAATTAAAAAACTTTGCTATGGTTTAAATGATTTAGTGGATGCCGTAAAAGTGGCAATGCGCGTGATAGAAGGATTATATGATGGAGTTTCTACGTCAGAGTTAGATAATTTAGCGGCTGAGACTGCGGCTTCGATGACTATTGCACATCCGGATTATGCTCAGTTGGCAGCTAGAATTGCAATTTCAAACCTGCATTCGAATACAAAAAAATCATTTTCGGAAACAATGACCGAAATGTATCACTATGTGAATCCAAGAAATGGTCAGGCAGCTCCGTTAATTTCAGATGAAGTATTCAAAGTAATTCAGGAAAATGCAGCTTTCTTAGATTCTCATATTATTTATACCAGAGATTTTAATTATGATTATTTTGGTTTCAAAACTTTAGAGCGTTCTTATTTGTTAAAAATAAACGGGAAAATTGTTGAAAGACCACAACATATGTTAATGCGTGTGGCAGTTGGAATTCATTTAGATGATTTACAGGCTGTTTTAGAAACTTACGACTTGATGTCTAAAAAGTTTTTTACGCATGCAACTCCTACCTTGTTTAACGCAGGTACGCCAAAACCTCAAATGTCTTCTTGTTTCCTTTTGGCAATGCAGGATGATAGTATTGACGGTATTTACGATACTTTGAAACAAACGGCTAAAATTTCGCAATCAGCGGGAGGAATTGGACTTTCTATTCATAATGTTCGTGCTACAGGTTCTTATATTCGTGGTACTAACGGAACTTCAAACGGTATTGTTCCGATGTTGAGAGTGTTTAATGATACAGCTCGTTACGTAGATCAGGGTGGAGGAAAGCGCAAAGGTAGTTTTGCTATTTACATCGAAACCTGGCATGCTGATATTTTCGAATTCTTAGACTTGAAAAAGAATACCGGAAAAGAAGAAATGCGTGCAAGAGATTTATTTTTTGCCATGTGGACTTCTGATTTATTCATGAAACGCGTACAGGAAGATGGACAATGGACTTTAATGTGTCCTAACGAATGCCCGGGATTGTATGATGTTTATGGAGACGAATTTGAAGCGATGTACATCGACTATGAAAACCGTGGAAAAGGTAGAAAAACCATCAGAGCACGTGAATTATGGGAGAAAATCCTGGAATCTCAAATTGAGACAGGGACACCATACATGTTGTACAAAGACTCCGTTAACCGTAAATCAAACCAAAAGAATTTAGGAGTTATTCGTTCGTCTAACTTGTGTACTGAGATTATGGAGTACACTTCTAAGGATGAAATTGCAGTTTGTAACTTGGCTTCGCTTTCATTGCCAATGTTTGTTGAAAACGGCGCATTTAATCACGAAGCTTTATTCAATGTAACGAAACGTGTTACCAGAAACCTGAATAAGGTTATCGACAGAAATTACTATCCGGTTCCTGAAGCAGAAAATTCTAACCTTCGTCATAGACCGGTTGGTTTAGGAGTTCAAGGTTTGGCCGATGCTTTCATTATGTTGCGTATGCCGTTTACAAGTGAGGAAGCTAAAAAATTAAATCAGGAGATTTTTGAAACCTTATACTTCGCTGCTGTTACCGCTTCTATGGAAATGGCTAAAGAAGAAGGACCATACTCTACTTATGCGGGTTCTCCAATTTCTCAGGGAGAATTCCAGCACAATATGTGGGGCTTGAAAGATGAGGAATTATCAGGTCGTTGGGACTGGGCTTCATTAAGAAAAGAAGTGATGGAACACGGAGTTCGTAACTCTTTATTAGTAGCGCCAATGCCTACTGCTTCTACTTCTCAAATTTTAGGGAACAACGAAGCTTTCGAACCATATACTTCTAATATTTATACCCGTCGTGTGTTATCAGGAGAATTTATTGTAGTAAACAAACATTTATTACATGATTTAGTAGAACGCGGATTGTGGAATGAAAGTTTGAAACAAGAAATTATGCGTCATAATGGATCAGTTCAAAACATTGATATTATTCCGCAAGACTTAAAAGAATTGTACAAAACCGTTTGGGAAATGTCAATGAAGGATATTATTGATATGTCTCGTCAAAGAGGATATTTTATTGACCAGTCGCAATCATTGAACTTGTTTATGCAAGATGCTAATTATGCTAAATTAACATCAATGCACTTCTATGCTTGGCAATCTGGATTGAAAACAGGTATGTATTATTTAAGAACTAAATCGGCTGTAGATGCAATTAAATTTACTTTAAATAACGATAAAAAAGAACAGCCAGTTGCTGAAGAAATAAAAACAGAAGCGATTGATATTGAAGATTATAAAAAGATGATTTTACAAGCCCAAGCAGGCGGTCCGGAGGATTGCGAAATGTGTGGAGCGTAA
- a CDS encoding HupE/UreJ family protein has protein sequence MSQFLIYFQLGLKHILNIYSYDHILFLIALAIPLAFKDWKRILLLVTTFTLGHTIALLLTIYGIIAVKVAVIELLIPITILIVALFHLFTAGKSGKKESINLVFFITLFFGIIHGLGFLNTFKSIHHGSATSKLLAILEFALGIEAAQLVVMLVVLILAYIVQTVFRFSKRDWTLVMSAFIIGVVLPIIIGNEIWLR, from the coding sequence ATGTCCCAATTTTTAATTTATTTTCAATTAGGATTAAAACATATTTTAAATATCTATTCCTACGACCATATTTTGTTTCTAATCGCCCTTGCAATTCCGCTTGCTTTTAAAGACTGGAAACGCATTTTACTCTTAGTGACTACATTTACTTTAGGTCATACTATTGCATTATTGTTAACTATTTATGGAATTATAGCTGTCAAAGTAGCCGTAATCGAATTGTTGATTCCCATTACAATTTTAATAGTGGCCTTGTTTCATCTTTTTACAGCAGGAAAATCGGGTAAAAAGGAAAGTATTAATTTGGTTTTCTTTATCACACTTTTCTTTGGGATTATCCACGGTTTAGGATTTTTGAATACTTTTAAATCTATTCATCATGGAAGTGCAACTTCTAAGTTGTTAGCAATCTTAGAATTTGCGTTGGGAATCGAAGCCGCTCAGTTAGTTGTCATGCTGGTTGTTTTGATTTTGGCATATATAGTGCAAACTGTTTTTCGGTTTTCTAAAAGAGATTGGACTTTGGTTATGTCGGCATTTATTATTGGAGTAGTTTTGCCAATTATTATTGGTAATGAAATTTGGTTAAGATAG
- a CDS encoding aspartate kinase has translation MKVFKFGGASVKDAAGIRNVYDVLQKAGYEDVLLVVSAMGKTTNALEVVIKNYFDKSPELNASVQEIKKYHNQILLDLFEDDKHEVFAAVQNHFTDLEYFLAHNKSPNYNFVYDQIVSMGEIISTTVLSYYMNFMGIETQWIDVRNYIKTNNNYRDAEVDWELTQSNISKNIKTKSLNITQGFLGSDENNFTTTLGREGSDYTAAIFAYCLNAESVTIWKDVPGVMNADPRYFENASLLNQISYREAIELAFYGATVIHPKTLQPLQKKEIPLHVKSFINPLLKGTVVSKGATLEPFMPCFIVKREQLLISLSSIDFSFIMEENISEIFGLFHEFKIKVNLIQNSAISFSVCVEDKFGNFKDLLAILSKKFKVGYNEDVTLYTIRHFNDAAAQTVVEGKTVLLKQLGTETMQIVTKEG, from the coding sequence ATGAAAGTATTCAAATTTGGTGGAGCATCTGTAAAAGATGCTGCCGGTATAAGAAACGTATATGACGTTTTACAAAAAGCAGGTTACGAGGATGTATTATTAGTTGTTTCGGCAATGGGGAAAACTACCAATGCCTTAGAAGTAGTAATCAAAAATTATTTCGATAAATCACCTGAACTTAACGCTTCGGTTCAGGAAATTAAAAAATACCACAATCAGATTTTATTGGATTTATTCGAAGACGATAAACATGAGGTATTTGCTGCTGTACAAAATCATTTTACTGATTTAGAGTATTTCCTGGCTCATAACAAATCGCCTAACTACAACTTTGTTTACGACCAAATAGTAAGCATGGGAGAGATTATTTCGACAACTGTTTTGAGTTACTACATGAATTTCATGGGGATTGAAACCCAATGGATTGATGTTCGTAATTACATTAAAACAAACAACAATTACCGTGATGCCGAAGTTGACTGGGAATTAACTCAAAGCAACATCTCTAAAAACATCAAAACCAAAAGCTTAAACATCACTCAGGGATTCTTAGGTTCTGACGAAAATAACTTTACAACAACCTTAGGCCGTGAAGGTTCTGATTATACTGCCGCAATTTTTGCTTATTGCTTAAATGCCGAAAGTGTTACTATCTGGAAAGACGTTCCGGGAGTTATGAATGCCGACCCTAGATATTTTGAAAATGCAAGTTTGTTAAATCAAATTTCGTACAGAGAAGCTATCGAATTAGCTTTCTACGGAGCAACGGTTATTCACCCAAAAACATTACAACCATTGCAAAAAAAGGAAATTCCTTTACACGTAAAATCATTCATCAATCCTTTATTAAAAGGAACTGTTGTGAGCAAAGGAGCAACACTTGAGCCATTCATGCCTTGTTTCATTGTAAAAAGAGAACAATTATTAATTTCACTTTCTTCTATTGATTTTTCATTCATCATGGAAGAAAACATTAGTGAAATATTTGGTTTATTCCACGAATTTAAAATTAAGGTAAACTTAATTCAAAACTCGGCTATCAGTTTTTCTGTATGTGTTGAGGACAAATTTGGTAACTTTAAAGACCTTCTTGCTATTTTATCTAAAAAATTCAAAGTGGGTTACAACGAAGATGTTACTTTATACACGATTAGACATTTTAATGACGCTGCTGCTCAAACAGTAGTAGAAGGAAAAACGGTGCTATTGAAACAATTAGGTACTGAAACGATGCAAATTGTTACTAAAGAAGGCTAA
- a CDS encoding S41 family peptidase: MKIDSKYIPIYISAILAIGIFIGGLLDFSTENQLSPTNSSKAKLNQLIDFIDNEYVDDIDTDSIVDRTVDNILAQLDPHSVYVPPTQQAEVAENMKGDFVGIGVRFYVYKDTVAIVQPIENGPSAKAGIKAGDRILFADGTKLFGRKLPTDSLFAKLKGKEGTEVVLTVYRKSEKRKIEFKIKRDVIPLKSVDVALMLNPSTAYIKINRFAETTYEEFKTNLLRLKAQGAKTLVINLRDNGGGYMEEAIAIADELLGNRKLIVFTKNKKGRVEKTYATERGEFEKGRLFVLINENSASASEILAGAVQDNDRGTIVGRRSFGKGLVQREMDFKDGSAVRLTVARYYTPTGRSIQKPYEKGSEQYFEESETRFKNGELYAKDSIKVAANLKFKTPKGKIVYGGGGIVPDVFVPIEYENADEATVYLMESGIVGNFVFEQLDKNRNAFKGLSFEQFLDKMNATDVYFDIFEDFMVKHVKGIQLRKSKWVVKRYLNAEFARQLYGEKAYYDIVLKDDVMIKKVLSKK, translated from the coding sequence GTGAAAATAGATAGTAAATACATTCCTATTTATATTAGCGCTATTCTGGCGATAGGAATTTTTATAGGTGGTTTGTTGGATTTTTCAACAGAAAATCAGCTTTCGCCCACAAATAGTTCGAAAGCAAAACTCAATCAGTTGATTGATTTCATCGACAATGAATATGTTGATGATATTGATACCGATTCGATTGTTGACAGAACCGTAGATAATATTTTAGCTCAATTAGATCCGCATTCGGTTTATGTTCCGCCAACACAACAGGCCGAGGTAGCTGAGAATATGAAAGGTGATTTTGTGGGGATTGGTGTTCGATTTTATGTTTATAAAGATACGGTTGCTATTGTTCAGCCTATTGAAAATGGCCCTTCGGCAAAAGCAGGAATCAAAGCCGGAGACCGAATTTTGTTTGCCGATGGGACAAAATTGTTTGGACGAAAATTACCTACGGATAGTTTGTTCGCCAAACTCAAAGGCAAAGAAGGAACTGAGGTAGTACTTACGGTTTATAGAAAATCTGAGAAAAGAAAAATCGAATTTAAGATAAAACGCGATGTCATTCCGTTAAAGAGTGTTGATGTGGCTTTGATGCTGAACCCTTCAACGGCTTATATAAAAATCAATCGTTTTGCCGAAACTACTTATGAAGAGTTTAAAACTAATTTGCTCCGATTGAAAGCACAAGGCGCAAAAACACTGGTGATTAATCTTAGGGATAATGGAGGCGGCTATATGGAAGAAGCTATTGCTATTGCCGATGAATTATTGGGTAACAGAAAATTAATAGTCTTTACTAAAAATAAAAAGGGTCGTGTTGAGAAAACCTATGCGACCGAAAGAGGTGAATTTGAAAAAGGCAGATTGTTTGTTCTGATTAATGAAAATTCGGCTTCGGCCAGTGAAATTCTTGCCGGTGCGGTTCAGGATAATGATCGCGGAACTATAGTAGGGCGTCGTTCGTTTGGAAAAGGCTTGGTACAGCGCGAAATGGATTTTAAAGATGGTTCGGCGGTGCGATTAACGGTAGCGCGCTATTATACACCTACGGGAAGGTCGATTCAAAAACCTTATGAAAAAGGAAGTGAGCAGTATTTTGAGGAATCGGAAACTCGTTTTAAAAATGGTGAATTATATGCAAAAGATAGCATAAAAGTTGCTGCTAATTTGAAATTTAAGACTCCAAAAGGGAAAATTGTATACGGAGGAGGCGGGATTGTTCCCGATGTTTTTGTGCCAATCGAATATGAAAATGCCGATGAAGCAACTGTTTATCTGATGGAGTCGGGAATTGTGGGGAATTTTGTTTTTGAACAATTGGATAAAAATCGAAATGCTTTCAAAGGGCTTTCGTTTGAACAGTTTTTAGATAAAATGAATGCTACCGATGTTTATTTTGATATTTTTGAAGACTTTATGGTTAAACATGTAAAAGGGATTCAGTTACGCAAAAGTAAATGGGTAGTAAAACGTTATCTGAATGCCGAATTTGCCCGACAATTGTACGGAGAAAAAGCCTATTATGACATTGTTTTGAAAGATGATGTTATGATTAAAAAAGTTTTAAGTAAAAAATAG
- a CDS encoding deoxycytidylate deaminase has product MEQKKLNKYDKAYLRIAKEWGLLSYCKRKQVGAIIVKDRMIISDGYNGTPSGFDNCCEDEEGLTRWDVLHAEANAILKVARSTQSCEGATLYITLSPCKECSKLIHQSGIKRVVYQNGYRDDSGIQFLKKAGVIVDHIPELED; this is encoded by the coding sequence ATGGAACAAAAGAAATTGAATAAATACGATAAGGCTTATCTTCGAATTGCTAAGGAATGGGGGCTTTTATCTTATTGCAAACGCAAACAGGTAGGAGCTATTATTGTTAAAGACAGAATGATTATTTCTGATGGTTACAATGGTACGCCTTCGGGTTTTGATAATTGTTGTGAAGACGAAGAAGGTCTAACCAGATGGGATGTGTTGCATGCCGAAGCCAATGCTATTCTAAAAGTGGCAAGATCTACACAATCTTGTGAAGGAGCTACATTGTATATCACACTTTCGCCTTGTAAAGAATGCAGTAAATTAATTCATCAATCCGGAATTAAGAGGGTTGTATATCAAAACGGATACCGTGATGATTCGGGAATTCAGTTTTTAAAGAAAGCAGGTGTAATTGTGGATCATATTCCGGAATTAGAAGATTAA
- the fbp gene encoding class 1 fructose-bisphosphatase encodes MEESTKTLGEFIIENQNAFQYSSGELSRIINSIRLAAKVVSYKVNKAGLIDITGAAGEQNIQGEDQQKLDVYANEVFIQTLKNREIVCGIASEENDDFITVEGKDKGHKNKYVVLMDPLDGSSNIDVNVSVGTVFSVYRRVTPVGTPVTLEDFLQPGTMQVAAGYVIYGTSTMLVYTTGHGVNGFTLNPAIGTFYLSHPDMKFTKDGHIYSINEGNYIQFPQGVKDYIKYCQSEEGDRPYTSRYIGSLVSDIHRNMIKGGIYIYPTSSKAPKGKLRLLYECNPMAFIAEQAGGKASDGFRRIMEIKPTELHERVPFFCGSYNMVTKAEEFMLKASK; translated from the coding sequence ATGGAAGAAAGCACTAAAACCTTAGGAGAATTTATTATTGAAAATCAAAATGCCTTTCAATATTCATCTGGCGAATTATCCCGAATAATCAATTCAATCCGATTGGCTGCAAAAGTAGTAAGTTACAAAGTAAATAAAGCGGGTTTAATTGATATTACCGGAGCGGCTGGTGAACAAAATATTCAAGGAGAAGACCAGCAGAAATTAGATGTTTATGCTAATGAGGTTTTTATCCAAACTTTAAAAAATCGCGAGATTGTTTGCGGAATTGCCTCTGAAGAAAATGATGATTTTATAACTGTTGAAGGAAAAGACAAAGGGCATAAAAACAAATATGTCGTTTTAATGGATCCTTTGGATGGTTCTTCTAATATTGATGTGAATGTTTCGGTAGGAACTGTTTTCTCGGTTTACCGACGTGTTACTCCGGTGGGAACTCCTGTTACCTTAGAAGATTTTTTGCAACCGGGAACCATGCAGGTAGCGGCGGGTTATGTAATTTACGGTACATCGACAATGCTGGTTTATACCACTGGTCATGGAGTGAATGGTTTTACGTTGAATCCTGCAATTGGTACTTTCTATCTTTCGCATCCTGATATGAAATTTACTAAAGACGGACATATTTATTCTATCAATGAAGGGAATTATATTCAGTTTCCTCAAGGAGTTAAAGATTATATTAAATATTGTCAATCCGAAGAAGGGGATAGGCCTTATACTTCAAGATATATTGGTAGTTTAGTTTCGGATATTCACCGAAATATGATTAAGGGAGGGATTTATATTTATCCTACAAGTTCTAAGGCACCTAAAGGTAAATTGCGATTGCTGTACGAATGCAATCCAATGGCTTTTATTGCTGAACAAGCCGGTGGTAAAGCTTCGGATGGATTTAGACGAATTATGGAAATTAAGCCAACAGAATTACATGAACGTGTACCGTTTTTCTGTGGAAGTTATAACATGGTAACTAAGGCAGAAGAGTTTATGTTGAAGGCTTCTAAATAA
- a CDS encoding fructose 1,6-bisphosphatase, producing MSFSDLFDSEFKQRNKGHFAAIVRVALADGIVSEEEKAFINKLATRLEIAPSEYEEIVENPAIHPINPPYLYSQRLERLYDLARMVHVDHQLGDKQEVLLRKIGIGLGFTPSNVNHIIAKALSLVDKKVDFDTFAYEMQNMHK from the coding sequence ATGTCATTTTCAGATTTATTTGATAGCGAATTTAAACAAAGAAACAAAGGTCATTTTGCTGCAATTGTTCGTGTTGCTCTAGCTGACGGCATTGTTTCTGAGGAAGAAAAAGCGTTCATCAACAAACTAGCTACAAGACTTGAAATTGCTCCTTCAGAATACGAAGAGATTGTAGAAAATCCGGCAATTCACCCAATTAATCCCCCTTATTTATATTCTCAAAGACTGGAGCGTTTGTACGATTTAGCAAGAATGGTTCATGTTGATCACCAATTAGGAGACAAACAAGAAGTACTTTTGAGAAAAATAGGAATTGGCTTAGGTTTTACACCAAGCAACGTAAATCACATTATAGCAAAAGCCTTATCATTAGTTGACAAAAAAGTGGATTTTGATACTTTTGCCTACGAAATGCAAAACATGCACAAGTAA
- a CDS encoding ribonucleotide-diphosphate reductase subunit beta translates to MSQVEPILQENKNRFVIFPIKHHDIWEWYKKMEASFWTAEEIDLSQDLHDWNNKLNSDEKYFIKHILAFFAASDGIVNENLAENFVNEVQYAEAKFFYGFQIMMENIHSETYSLLIDTYVKDEKEKDELFNALDVFPAIRKKADWALKWIESDSFAERLIAFAAVEGIFFSGAFCSIYWLKKRGLMPGLTFSNELISRDEGVHCDFAVHLHNHHLVNKVSKERIKEIIVDALDIEREFITESLPVSLIGMNASLMTQYLEFVTDRLLVELGCERVYNTSNPFDFMDMISLQGKTNFFEKKVSEYQKAGVLNSGKANDSDAQEISFDADF, encoded by the coding sequence ATGTCGCAAGTAGAACCCATTTTACAAGAGAATAAAAATCGTTTCGTAATATTTCCTATAAAACACCATGATATTTGGGAATGGTATAAAAAGATGGAGGCTAGTTTTTGGACAGCTGAGGAAATCGATTTGTCTCAGGACTTACATGACTGGAACAACAAGTTGAATTCAGATGAGAAATATTTTATCAAACATATTTTAGCCTTCTTCGCTGCTTCTGACGGAATTGTAAATGAAAACTTAGCTGAGAATTTTGTAAATGAGGTACAATATGCTGAAGCTAAATTTTTCTATGGTTTCCAAATTATGATGGAAAATATTCATAGTGAAACTTATTCGCTTTTGATAGATACTTATGTAAAAGACGAAAAAGAAAAAGACGAATTATTTAATGCCTTAGATGTTTTTCCTGCTATTAGAAAAAAAGCTGACTGGGCTTTAAAATGGATAGAATCCGATTCTTTTGCTGAAAGATTAATTGCTTTTGCTGCTGTAGAAGGAATCTTTTTCTCAGGTGCTTTCTGTTCTATTTATTGGTTGAAAAAACGTGGTTTAATGCCAGGATTGACCTTTTCTAACGAATTGATTTCTCGTGACGAAGGTGTACACTGTGATTTTGCAGTGCATTTACACAACCACCATCTGGTGAATAAAGTGTCTAAAGAAAGAATCAAAGAGATTATCGTTGACGCTTTGGATATTGAAAGAGAGTTTATCACTGAGTCACTTCCGGTAAGTTTAATTGGAATGAATGCCAGTTTGATGACGCAATATTTAGAGTTTGTTACCGATAGATTATTAGTGGAATTAGGTTGCGAAAGAGTTTACAATACTTCAAATCCATTCGATTTTATGGATATGATTTCGCTTCAGGGAAAAACTAATTTCTTCGAGAAAAAAGTATCTGAATATCAAAAAGCAGGAGTTTTAAACAGTGGGAAAGCTAATGACTCTGATGCTCAGGAAATTTCTTTCGACGCTGATTTTTAA
- a CDS encoding FAD-dependent oxidoreductase, translated as MFDVLIIGGGVSGMSCALVLGSAKNKSFMTEKRIGIFTHQKSSSLQDALFYNAYGIPAGKLGSELLTESSTHLAETYPHITQIQNEKVLRIEGEYPNFNIITNKNSYQTKKIVIGIGSANTFVIEGLMNYVIPHQKALPEKQRIQLKNTDHKVAEGIYVIGTLAGWRSQLAIAAGSGAAVATDILTLWNNGIQTHAHDSIR; from the coding sequence ATGTTTGACGTACTTATAATTGGCGGTGGAGTTTCGGGAATGTCGTGCGCTTTAGTTCTTGGCTCAGCCAAAAACAAAAGTTTTATGACCGAAAAGAGAATTGGCATTTTTACCCACCAGAAATCTTCTTCACTTCAGGACGCCTTATTTTATAACGCTTATGGTATCCCTGCCGGTAAATTAGGCTCGGAATTATTAACCGAAAGCAGTACTCACCTGGCTGAAACCTACCCGCATATTACACAAATTCAAAACGAAAAAGTCCTTCGTATTGAAGGTGAATATCCAAATTTTAATATAATTACCAACAAAAACAGCTACCAAACTAAAAAAATAGTAATCGGTATTGGTTCAGCAAATACTTTTGTTATTGAAGGATTAATGAATTATGTTATTCCGCACCAAAAAGCACTTCCTGAAAAACAAAGAATTCAATTAAAAAACACTGACCATAAAGTAGCCGAAGGCATTTATGTAATCGGGACATTAGCAGGATGGAGAAGCCAGCTTGCCATTGCCGCCGGAAGCGGAGCCGCTGTTGCCACAGACATTCTCACTTTATGGAATAACGGCATTCAAACTCACGCTCACGACAGCATTCGATAA
- a CDS encoding DUF3109 family protein, with translation MFQLGKTIVSEDILEKEFVCNLSACHGACCVDGDAGAPLNEEETKILEEIFPKVKPFLRKEGIEAIEAQGTWVKGTDGDLETPLIDNKDCAYVIFDGKTALCGIEQAYNQGIVDWKKPVSCHLYPIRVKDFTEFAAVNYDKWDICDDACSLGKELEVPVYKFVKEALIRRFGEDWYLELELVAQEWKKVKSK, from the coding sequence ATGTTTCAGTTAGGAAAAACCATAGTTTCGGAAGACATTTTAGAAAAAGAATTTGTTTGTAATTTATCAGCCTGTCACGGAGCCTGCTGTGTTGATGGTGATGCAGGTGCGCCTTTAAATGAAGAGGAGACTAAAATTTTAGAGGAAATATTTCCTAAAGTAAAACCTTTTTTACGCAAAGAAGGTATTGAGGCTATTGAGGCTCAGGGGACCTGGGTAAAAGGTACCGATGGTGACCTTGAAACGCCATTAATTGATAATAAGGATTGTGCTTATGTAATTTTTGATGGAAAAACTGCTCTTTGCGGTATTGAGCAAGCCTATAATCAGGGAATTGTAGATTGGAAAAAACCAGTTTCCTGTCATTTGTATCCTATTCGTGTAAAAGATTTCACGGAGTTTGCAGCGGTTAATTATGACAAATGGGATATTTGTGATGATGCCTGCTCTTTAGGTAAAGAGTTGGAAGTTCCGGTGTATAAATTCGTCAAAGAAGCATTGATTAGAAGGTTTGGTGAAGATTGGTATTTAGAGCTTGAATTAGTAGCTCAGGAATGGAAAAAAGTCAAGTCAAAATAA
- a CDS encoding GNAT family N-acetyltransferase, with protein MNIRVGKKEDMKAVLSLIQELAEFEKEPDAVKVTEADLIRDGFGEKPLFHVFVAEVQQEIVGIALYYYRYSTWKGKIIHLEDLVVKNSMRGQGVGYALYSEIIRQAQRDKVRRIDWNVLDWNTPAIDFYEKTGAKVLNEWCVAQMDEDGIANFIEKKLK; from the coding sequence ATGAATATTAGAGTAGGTAAAAAAGAAGACATGAAGGCGGTTCTTAGCCTAATTCAGGAGTTAGCCGAATTTGAAAAAGAACCCGATGCTGTCAAAGTTACAGAAGCCGATTTGATTAGGGATGGTTTTGGTGAAAAACCCCTGTTTCATGTTTTTGTTGCCGAAGTACAGCAGGAGATTGTTGGAATTGCGCTCTATTATTACCGATATTCAACCTGGAAAGGAAAAATAATCCATCTTGAAGATTTGGTAGTAAAAAACAGCATGCGCGGTCAAGGTGTAGGTTATGCACTTTATTCCGAAATTATCAGGCAGGCACAGAGAGACAAGGTCAGACGAATTGACTGGAATGTACTGGATTGGAATACACCGGCAATTGATTTTTACGAAAAAACAGGAGCCAAAGTACTCAATGAATGGTGCGTAGCTCAAATGGATGAAGACGGTATTGCCAATTTTATAGAAAAGAAATTAAAATAA